Within the Pseudomonadota bacterium genome, the region GGCAAGCGGTTTCCTCTGCCAGCGCAGTCCAGATGCCGCGCTCCCTGGACGCCACGGTCCCCGTTTTGCGGGTCCGCCCGCGGCCTGGTGGGAGCGGGGCCCACGCAGCGGGCGTGTGCAATAACACGACCTCGCCTCACAGCAAACCCATGTCTAAAAAAGCCGAACGAACACCCGTTATGGGCAACGAAGGGCCGGACATGTTTGGAAAGAAACGCAGAAACGAGCCCACCGTCGTGGGTCTAGGCAGCGTGCTCGAGGGCACGCTCCGGGTCGCAGCCGAGCTGCAGATCGATGGCAAGGTCATCGGCAGCGTGTTTGGCGCGTCGGACGTGTCGGTTGGTCCCGAGGGCTCGGTGGAAGGCGAGTTGCACGGCGACAACGTGGCCATCGCCGGCCGTGTGGAAGGAGCGCTCGCCGTCCGTGGCCACCTGCAGCTGGTGCCTGGCGGCGTAGTCTCGGGCGACATGCGCTACGGAAGCATCCAGATCGAGCGCGGCGCCGAGATTTCCGGCCGCAGCGGCAAGCTCGAGCGCGAGCCGGCCGGCGCCGGCCAAGGCGCTGCCCAGGCCGTGCCCGAGGCCGTCGAACGGCCGAGCCGTCCACCAGAGCAGCATCCCGGCGGCTCCGCAGCAAAGCCGTCCGGGACCGAAGTCGGCGAGCAGCTCGAGGACGCGAACGACTCGGCCGTGCACGGGCTGCAGGCCTCCTGCGCGCAACCGGCTGGCGAATCGGTTGCGCAGCCGGAACAGCCCATGGAGCTGGCCGAACGCTCCGGCGGGATCGCGCCGGCGGCTACGGGTGACTCCGAGCCCGCGGCGCCCGGGCAAGCTCGCACGCCCGAT harbors:
- a CDS encoding polymer-forming cytoskeletal protein; protein product: MGNEGPDMFGKKRRNEPTVVGLGSVLEGTLRVAAELQIDGKVIGSVFGASDVSVGPEGSVEGELHGDNVAIAGRVEGALAVRGHLQLVPGGVVSGDMRYGSIQIERGAEISGRSGKLEREPAGAGQGAAQAVPEAVERPSRPPEQHPGGSAAKPSGTEVGEQLEDANDSAVHGLQASCAQPAGESVAQPEQPMELAERSGGIAPAATGDSEPAAPGQARTPDGAPEGHDGKRAEPAQSTDPPRSDLSVH